The segment CTATAAATTAAAATGGACAAAGAAGAGGGCTGTCCATGATTTATGGATAGAGAGTATCGCTCGTGGATTTTTGCTTAAAGGGGCGGCTGGAAAGCCAATATTTAACACTCGTTCTAAGCCAGATGATGTCTTTAGTAAAATTACTTCAACCTCATCGTTATTAAAAAGGGATTATTTAAAGCAAGCCTCAGATATGTCTTTGGGCACAGTCCCTGACGGACAAGCTAAAGCGTCTGGAGGGAATGCTCTCGATGCTGAGCCTAGTGATGACGGAAATACAATACCATTCCCGCAGAAATCGAGCTCAGATGATGCTTCTGATCCTAGTTTGGTGAATAAGGATACCCCAAGTAAGCCTCATTCTGTTGGTAAGTTCTTTGAGAAGCTTGAATGTAATGTATCTGATGATCGTTTAAACGCACTGGCCAAGGAGATTAGGCAAATTCGATACCAAAATTATCCAATATCAGCTACTTTTTTATCACGTGCCTTACTTGAGTCATCATTGATCTACTGTATCAAGGCAAAAAAAGTTTATGGAGATATGATGAAATCTGTTCCGTCCAATTATAAAAAGGACCCGGGCTTGAAGCATATTATTAAATTCTCAATAGAAAGAGCTGATGATATATTTGCCAATCCTGAACGTGTAAGATCGTTGCTAAATCGGTGGCTAACGAACCATAAAGACTACTGCGATTTGGTTGTGCATGGAGAGTGGATTAAGGCAAACAATACGACCCTAGAGCAGCTTGCCTCAGAGACATTCTTTTTTGTGCAAAAGGTGCTAAATGGTGATATTTAGCTTCATATGTTATGTTGGTAAGTCCCTTAAGGTATCCGGGTGGCAAGCAAAGTCTAGCTATCCACGTTGAAACAATAATTAGGCAAAATTTGCTGAACGGTTGTGTGTTTTACGAGCCATATGCTGGCGGTTCTGCGATAACTTTGTCTTTGTTGTCAAATGAGCTAATAAGCTCTGCTGTGCTAGTAGAGAAAGACCCGCTTATATACGCATTTTGGAAATGTGTTTTTGAGCAGCCAGATGGTCTGTGTTCGTTGATCAAGCGAACTGACGTGTCTGTAGATACATGGCGGTCTATGCAGAGATATATGCAACCTCATGCAATTCAGAATTATGATCTTCTTTCCCTAGGATTTGCGGGTCTATTTCTTAATCGAACTAACTTCTCCGGGATAATTAGTGCAAACCCAATAGGTGGTATAGATCAACAGTCAAGGTATAAGATTGATTGCCGTTTTAATAAGGATAGAATTATTGATACAATACTTAAAATATCACGATATAGAAAATTGGTAGAGGTTGTATATGGTGATGCTATTCAAGTTCTGAGTCGAAGAAAACGAAGACTGGCTAAAGAAAACGTTTTAGTATATATAGACCCGCCGTATTATGTCCAAGGTGAGCGGCTATATCGCTATTCTTATGATGGGTTAGGACATCGAAGGCTGGCCGAGTTTATAGATAATCAAAACTATCCGTGGATCGTTAGTATTGACAGTCATCCAGACATTTTAGATTTTTATAAAAACCAAGTAATTGTTCCGATTCAGTTTAACTATGTCGTAAGAAAATGCAAAAAGGTTGATGAACTGCTTATCTCGAATATTCCTCTCGATGAAATTTCTAGGTGCGTCATCAAGTCGCAGGATATAGATTTAGGAGTTCAAAGAGAAATACTATAGTCGATTGATGGCTATGGTGTTACTCTTTTTTTGCTTTTTTAATCTCTATGGTTCTGTTGCCTTTTTGGAGATACATCAGATATATAGGGTCCGGTAGATAGGTGGTGCCGAATTGGCCAGGCTTGATATAAAAGAATCCGATATTGGGTATTGCTTGGTCTTGAAGGACTAGGGCATGCCCCACCCGGATGGCGGTATCACCAAACAATACTTTCAGTTCTTCCCGTCGTGGATATCTTAGGTCACATGCCTTTTCCCAGTCACCGTCTTTGCTCTGCTTTAGATACAGTTCATATTTGCCAAGGGGTGTTCTATCGATGCGAATGTTGACGTTATCGTCTCCATTACTGAAGTATCCTATCAGTGGATTTTCCTCAGCCAATAGATACGAGCTAAGGGATAAAAATGTAATAAATAATGCGAATTTTCTCATGGGAATGGCTGGGGACTGGGATGTAGTGTGTTAATTGAGCTTCATTCTTACTTTCTCGTCGGCCTTGATCAAAAGAGTCCAGCCTGGTTGCAGGAGTAGCTCTTGGCTGACCTCAAATACGTCTACTGTCTTGACGCTTATGCCAGGATTGATGTCACTCAGCGCCTTTTGGTTCAGGCCATCAATCGTCGAGGCAAGAGCACTACTAGCTCCCACGGCTGGTTCATAACGAGCTAGGTCGGGTGAGAGTAGCTCTATGCGTGGGGCATCAAAAGCACTGATTGGGGTGCCTGTAGTGTTTTTATAGCC is part of the Ruficoccus amylovorans genome and harbors:
- a CDS encoding DNA adenine methylase; the encoded protein is MLVSPLRYPGGKQSLAIHVETIIRQNLLNGCVFYEPYAGGSAITLSLLSNELISSAVLVEKDPLIYAFWKCVFEQPDGLCSLIKRTDVSVDTWRSMQRYMQPHAIQNYDLLSLGFAGLFLNRTNFSGIISANPIGGIDQQSRYKIDCRFNKDRIIDTILKISRYRKLVEVVYGDAIQVLSRRKRRLAKENVLVYIDPPYYVQGERLYRYSYDGLGHRRLAEFIDNQNYPWIVSIDSHPDILDFYKNQVIVPIQFNYVVRKCKKVDELLISNIPLDEISRCVIKSQDIDLGVQREIL